One genomic segment of Methanothermobacter wolfeii includes these proteins:
- a CDS encoding NAD+ synthase: MSCVEEVGPGTAEKIQDFISEKVSESGSDGVVIGLSGGIDSSTVACLAVNALGPERVLGILMPSATTPPEDTEHASLLAEKLGIETETIEIDPITDAFNDLCGHQTTGMAAANLKPRARMMVLYYHANSLNLLVAGTGNRTELLVGYFTKYGDGGVDMLPIGCLYKKQVRMLAEGLGVPPEIIDKAPTAGLWPGQTDEGELGIEYDVLDEILCLLVDHGYSTDEITSRLGIDAGEVERIGRMVEAARHKLMPPEIPKLR, from the coding sequence ATGTCATGTGTAGAGGAAGTGGGTCCTGGAACAGCAGAGAAGATCCAGGATTTTATAAGTGAAAAGGTTTCTGAAAGCGGATCTGATGGTGTTGTTATAGGACTGAGCGGCGGGATTGACTCTTCAACCGTTGCCTGCCTTGCGGTGAATGCCCTTGGCCCTGAAAGGGTCCTTGGAATCCTGATGCCATCAGCCACCACACCCCCCGAGGACACTGAACACGCCTCGCTCCTGGCAGAGAAACTGGGTATTGAAACCGAGACCATAGAAATTGACCCCATCACCGATGCCTTTAATGATCTCTGCGGTCACCAGACGACGGGGATGGCTGCAGCGAACCTGAAGCCAAGGGCCCGGATGATGGTCCTCTACTATCATGCCAACTCACTTAATCTTCTGGTTGCGGGTACCGGGAACCGGACAGAGCTCCTTGTAGGATACTTCACAAAGTACGGGGATGGCGGTGTTGACATGCTCCCCATAGGCTGCCTCTACAAGAAACAGGTTCGTATGCTTGCAGAAGGACTCGGGGTGCCCCCTGAGATAATAGATAAGGCCCCCACCGCAGGGCTGTGGCCGGGACAGACCGACGAGGGGGAGCTTGGAATAGAATACGATGTCCTTGATGAGATACTCTGCCTCCTTGTTGACCATGGATACTCAACCGATGAGATCACATCAAGACTCGGTATCGATGCAGGGGAGGTTGAAAGAATAGGGAGGATGGTTGAGGCGGCACGGCATAAGCTGATGCCTCCTGAAATACCAAAACTAAGGTGA
- a CDS encoding TRC40/GET3/ArsA family transport-energizing ATPase, with amino-acid sequence MAFKDLFKFSKGKTTFVFIGGKGGVGKTTISAATALWMAKSGKKTLVISTDPAHSLSDSLEKEISHVPTQITENLYAVEIDPEVAMEEYQAKLREQAAMNPGMGLDMLQDQMDMASMSPGIDEAAAFDQFLKYMTSDEYDIVIFDTAPTGHTLRLLSFPDLMDSWVGKMIKIRRQIGSMAKAFKNILPFMGDEEEEDRALQDMEATKKQINAAKAVMSDPERTSFKMVVIPEEMSIYESERAMKALEKYNIHADGVIVNQVLPEESDCEFCNARRKLQQERLKQIRERFSDQVVAEVPLLKKEAKGIDTLERIAEQLYGEPSAE; translated from the coding sequence ATGGCATTTAAGGACCTTTTCAAGTTCAGCAAGGGCAAAACCACATTTGTATTTATAGGTGGAAAGGGAGGGGTTGGTAAAACAACCATATCAGCAGCAACAGCACTCTGGATGGCTAAGTCAGGTAAAAAGACCCTGGTCATATCAACTGACCCTGCCCATTCACTTTCAGATTCCCTTGAGAAAGAGATAAGTCACGTTCCAACACAGATAACCGAGAACCTCTATGCTGTGGAGATAGACCCTGAGGTTGCAATGGAGGAGTACCAGGCCAAGCTCAGGGAACAGGCAGCCATGAACCCGGGTATGGGACTTGACATGCTCCAGGACCAGATGGACATGGCTTCAATGTCCCCTGGTATAGATGAAGCAGCAGCTTTTGACCAGTTCCTCAAGTACATGACAAGCGATGAATATGACATAGTAATCTTTGACACCGCCCCAACAGGCCACACCCTGAGGCTTCTCTCCTTCCCGGATTTAATGGACTCCTGGGTGGGTAAGATGATCAAGATAAGGAGGCAGATCGGGAGCATGGCCAAGGCCTTCAAGAACATACTGCCATTCATGGGTGACGAGGAAGAGGAGGACAGGGCCCTCCAGGATATGGAGGCCACAAAGAAACAGATAAACGCTGCAAAGGCTGTCATGTCAGACCCTGAAAGGACGTCATTCAAGATGGTTGTGATACCAGAGGAGATGTCAATCTATGAATCCGAGAGGGCCATGAAGGCACTTGAGAAGTACAATATACATGCAGATGGTGTTATCGTTAACCAGGTCCTTCCAGAGGAAAGCGACTGCGAGTTCTGCAATGCAAGGAGGAAACTCCAGCAGGAGAGGCTCAAACAGATACGTGAAAGGTTCAGTGACCAGGTGGTTGCAGAGGTGCCCCTCCTCAAGAAGGAGGCAAAGGGTATCGACACTCTTGAGAGGATAGCTGAGCAGCTGTACGGTGAGCCATCAGCGGAATAA
- a CDS encoding H(2)-dependent methylenetetrahydromethanopterin dehydrogenase-related protein: MKVAVYGAGNQNLYVNQLNLPEKYGGEAPYGGSRMAIEFAEAGHDVVLAEPAREMLEDDHWKVVEDAGVTVTADDAEAASEAEVAVLFTPFGKKTFEIAKNITQHLPEGAVIANTCTVSPVVLYYVLERELRRDRKDLGIASLHPAAVPGTPQHGHYVIGGHSSSELDIATDEQIARCVKLVESCGKAAYVVPADVSSAVADMGSLVTAVTLSGVLDYYYVGTQIIKAPREMVEKQILMTLQTIASLVETSGVNGMLKAMNPELLVRSAKSMHLLEEQEELDAALNTLSDLDDEVMKWIEKGEIRHTDLVAAQALAKELKNLMGGKAAEGTIRRCMRKMFE, encoded by the coding sequence ATGAAAGTTGCAGTTTATGGTGCGGGTAATCAGAATCTTTATGTGAACCAGCTGAACTTGCCGGAGAAATACGGTGGGGAGGCACCCTACGGTGGAAGCAGAATGGCAATTGAATTTGCAGAGGCAGGTCATGATGTTGTACTTGCAGAGCCAGCCAGGGAGATGCTCGAGGATGACCACTGGAAGGTGGTTGAAGATGCAGGTGTAACAGTAACCGCTGATGATGCAGAGGCTGCCAGTGAGGCAGAGGTGGCTGTCCTATTCACACCCTTCGGTAAAAAGACCTTTGAAATTGCAAAGAACATAACCCAGCATCTACCTGAGGGTGCGGTCATAGCAAACACCTGTACAGTATCCCCCGTGGTACTCTACTATGTCCTTGAAAGGGAGCTTCGAAGGGATCGTAAGGACCTTGGAATAGCATCTCTGCACCCTGCAGCTGTCCCTGGGACACCCCAGCATGGACACTATGTCATCGGCGGTCACTCAAGCAGTGAACTGGACATAGCAACCGATGAACAGATAGCCAGATGCGTTAAACTTGTAGAAAGCTGTGGTAAAGCAGCATATGTGGTGCCTGCAGACGTTTCCAGTGCAGTTGCAGATATGGGGTCACTTGTAACAGCGGTTACACTCTCAGGAGTCCTTGACTACTACTATGTGGGTACACAGATCATAAAGGCTCCAAGGGAGATGGTTGAAAAGCAGATACTCATGACACTCCAGACCATTGCCTCCCTGGTTGAAACATCAGGTGTGAATGGAATGCTCAAGGCCATGAACCCTGAACTCCTTGTAAGGAGCGCAAAATCAATGCACCTCCTCGAAGAGCAGGAGGAACTTGATGCAGCACTCAACACCCTCTCTGACCTTGATGATGAGGTTATGAAGTGGATAGAGAAGGGTGAGATAAGGCACACGGACCTGGTGGCAGCACAGGCCCTTGCAAAGGAACTCAAGAACCTTATGGGTGGTAAGGCCGCCGAGGGTACAATAAGGCGCTGCATGAGGAAGATGTTCGAATAA
- a CDS encoding CARDB domain-containing protein produces MPIKNQGRTYRRLHNQIHTFPITDVSITPTNGTGLLTINITGNLTNFADTDGQYWIEIYINSLKVAGEWKYAPKGQKNTLPVPVHSHHTQVIPGQHQQPTGTTVKVLRGPEFLLDNLNVTPQSGWEPLTINISAEISNRGDTAAEYTATLYINGVAAQTKTVTVAAGKTVTVTFNHELTSTGSYTFGIGSLTPKTATVMNEPIISDITVTPGQGAAPLYITVTARISTMESGAGDYTTILYVDGVAVQTRTVRVTGP; encoded by the coding sequence ATGCCCATAAAAAACCAGGGAAGGACTTACAGACGGCTTCATAACCAGATTCACACATTCCCCATAACCGACGTCAGCATAACACCCACCAATGGAACAGGTCTCCTGACCATAAACATAACCGGAAACCTCACAAACTTCGCAGACACAGACGGACAGTACTGGATCGAAATCTACATAAACAGTTTAAAGGTGGCTGGAGAGTGGAAATACGCTCCAAAGGGTCAGAAAAACACCCTTCCAGTTCCAGTACACTCTCATCACACCCAGGTCATACCAGGTCAACATCAACAACCTACCGGCACCACCGTCAAGGTACTGAGGGGGCCTGAATTCCTCCTGGACAACCTTAACGTAACACCCCAAAGCGGCTGGGAACCCCTCACCATCAACATAAGCGCAGAAATATCCAACCGTGGTGACACAGCCGCAGAATACACCGCAACACTCTACATAAACGGGGTGGCTGCCCAGACAAAAACCGTGACGGTTGCCGCCGGTAAAACAGTAACCGTAACCTTCAACCATGAGCTCACAAGCACCGGAAGCTACACCTTTGGAATCGGCTCACTCACCCCCAAAACCGCCACCGTAATGAATGAACCCATCATTTCAGACATTACGGTTACACCAGGACAGGGAGCCGCACCACTCTACATCACAGTAACCGCAAGGATAAGCACCATGGAATCAGGGGCAGGTGATTACACCACAATCCTCTACGTGGATGGAGTGGCTGTTCAGACAAGGACTGTCAGGGTTACGGGTCCCTGA
- a CDS encoding SBBP repeat-containing protein — protein MQLQPNQTTLDYSTYIGDNNLDKVKDIHIDYTGSAYITGSSLNGSRNVLLAKFDPQNKLVYSKTYNL, from the coding sequence GTGCAACTGCAGCCGAATCAAACTACACTAGACTACTCAACCTACATTGGAGATAACAACCTGGACAAAGTAAAGGACATCCACATAGACTACACCGGCTCAGCCTACATAACAGGATCTTCACTAAACGGATCAAGAAACGTTCTCCTTGCAAAATTCGACCCGCAAAACAAGTTAGTATACTCAAAAACCTACAACCTCTGA